One Schistocerca piceifrons isolate TAMUIC-IGC-003096 chromosome 11, iqSchPice1.1, whole genome shotgun sequence genomic window carries:
- the LOC124719698 gene encoding translation initiation factor IF-2-like yields the protein MRQTVTRVTWRRTVEMPRARRGMPLEKQTVIADRGGGGDPELTGRRQRSGAGPKHPRDGGGDRGSGGGGPLEEELQPTPPKQRKLQHQQQPQPIRSHRGDTAGSAGPVGSRGRGQSRGRGSGRGRGGGRGSGAPGPSEVRSGAEFRPFDYSQVDYQSRFKGGSKSAGVAKDGANSKRAKGKKGKAMFAGKMNQKSITFAKKLL from the exons ATGCGGCAGACGGTGACGCGGGTCACGTGGCGTCGCACGGTCGAGATGCCGAGAGCACGGCGGGGGATGCCTC TAGAGAAGCAGACGGTCATTGCGGACAGAGGCGGTGGAGGTGACCCGGAGCTGACGGGGCGGAGGCAGAGGAGCGGTGCCGGTCCGAAGCACCCGAGGGATGGTGGAGGtgacagaggaagtggaggcggAGGTCCACTGGAGGAAGAGCTGCAGCCGACACCACCGAAACAGAGAAAG ttgcagcaccagcagcagccacAGCCGATTCGCAGCCACCGGGGTGACACGGCAGGATCTGCGGGTCCGGTTGGCAGCAGAGGCCGTGGCCAGAGCCGAGGCCGCGGaagtggcagggggcggggaggcGGGCGCGGCTCGGGGGCTCCCGGCCCTTCCGAAGTCAGGAGTGGGGCGGAATTCCGACCCTTCGACTACAGCCAGGTGGACTACCAGAGCCGCTTCAAGGGTGGCAGCAAGAGTGCAGGTGTCGCGAAGGACGGGGCCAACTCGAAGAGAGCCAAG GGCAAGAAAGGGAAAGCCATGTTTGCCGGCAAGATGAACCAGAAGAGCATCACATTCGCCAAGAAGCTGCTCTGA